A single Triticum dicoccoides isolate Atlit2015 ecotype Zavitan chromosome 2A, WEW_v2.0, whole genome shotgun sequence DNA region contains:
- the LOC119353678 gene encoding putative F-box/LRR-repeat protein 23 gives MLQASPQSPIMMSGVSFVVSRDVCRRRLSHSHEMEVQPEAVRDWSELPLDVLASVFTKLGAVDILMGAGLVCHSWLEAAKVPSLWRYVDMEHHDVLRGKKKKSHDVLCAMAKAAVDRSNGELEVFAGSGFVTDQLLNYIAERSPSLKSLSLDYCNVSNEAFTELIIKLPLLEELLISLCPFVDGDAYEVTSRACAQLKRLMLRQGSYGGTRDGALGIEMMHELRYLTLVGCNITTEELVAIIDGCPHMERLCVRDCCNIIVDGTLRAKCSRIKTLILPPLQHLQQLYSRYCFHPDDSLFTDKFDDWRSS, from the exons ATGCTTCAAGCTTCCCCTCAGTCCCCAATAATGATGAGCGGCGTCTCGTTTGTTGTCTCGCGGGATGTCTGTCGCCGCCGCCTAAG TCATTCCCATGAAATGGAGGTGCAGCCAGAAGCCGTCAGGGACTGGTCCGAGCTGCCTCTTGATGTGCTTGCTTCAGTCTTTACCAAACTCGGCGCAGTTGATATTCTCATGGGTGCAGGCCTTGTGTGCCACTCATGGCTCGAGGCGGCAAAAGTACCTAGTTTATGGCGATATGTCGACATGGAGCACCATGATGTCTTGCGAGGGAAGAAGAAAAAGAGCCACGATGTCTTGTGTGCAATGGCAAAAGCCGCCGTGGACCGCTCCAATGGGGAGCTCGAGGTGTTCGCAGGGAGCGGGTTTGTTACTGATCAGCTTCTCAACTATATTGCAGAAAG ATCACCCTCCCTTAAGAGCCTCAGCCTTGACTACTGCAATGTCTCCAACGAAGCATTCACTGAGCTGATAATCAAGCTTCCTCTGCTCGAAGAACTTCTCATTTCCCTATGTCCATTTGTTGATGGCGACGCATATGAGGTCACCAGCAGAGCATGTGCGCAGCTGAAGCGTCTCATGTTGCGGCAAGGGTCGTATGGGGGTACAAGAGATGGGGCACTTGGAATCGAGATGATGCACGAGCTGCGATACCTTACTCTCGTCGGTTGCAATATCACGACAGAGGAGCTGGTTGCCATCATCGATGGCTGCCCTCACATGGAGCGCCTCTGCGTGCGCGACTGTTGCAACATCATTGTGGATGGAACCCTGCGAGCGAAGTGTTCAAGGATCAAGACGCTGATTCTCCCCCCTTTGCAGCATTTGCAGCAGTTGTACTCCCGTTACTGTTTTCACCCTGATGATAGCCTTTTCACGGACAAGTTTGACGATTGGAGATCTTCCTAA